From a single Onychomys torridus chromosome 9, mOncTor1.1, whole genome shotgun sequence genomic region:
- the LOC118591385 gene encoding granzyme E-like — MPPILILLTFLLTLGAGGEEIIGGHEVKPHSRPYMTFIRYVDANGTRKRCGGFLVKDNFVLTAAHCLGSSMKVTLGAHNIKAKEDTQQIIPVAKAIPHPDYNPVDWSNDIMLLKLEMRAKRTNAVRPLRLPKANAQLKPGYVCRLPGWGRKSLHAPKGTDLLQEAELSVQDDQKCKHLFRHYIKTKQICADDPKEKQAAFKGDSGGPLVCDNRAYGVLAYGKTKSIAPGIFTKVVSFLPWIRSSMKSF, encoded by the exons ATGCCACCAATCCTGATTCTCCTGACCTTTCTTCTGACGCTTGGAGCTGGTGGAG AGGAGATCATCGGGGGACATGAGGTCAAgccccactcccgcccctacaTGACATTTATTAGGTATGTGGATGCCAATGGGACTAGGAAACGCTGCGGAGGCTTCCTGGTGAAAGACAATTTCGTGCTGACAGCAGCTCACTGCCTGGGAAG CTCAATGAAAGTCACTCTGGGGGCCCACAACATCAAGGCAAAGGAGGACACCCAGCAGATCATCCCTGTGGCAAAAGCCATCCCACACCCAGACTATAATCCTGTGGATTGGTCCAATGACATCATGCTCTTGAAG CTAGAGATGAGGGCCAAGAGGACTAATGCTGTGAGGCCACTCAGGCTGCCCAAGGCCAATGCCCAGTTGAAGCCAGGGTATGTGTGCCGCCTGCCTGGCTGGGGGAGAAAGTCTCTTCATGCCCCTAAAGGAACGGATCTCTTGCAAGAGGCAGAATTATCCGTACAGGATGACCAGAAATGCAAACACCTCTTCCGCCACTACATCAAGACCAAACAGATTTGTGCTGATGACCCAAAGGAAAAACAGGCTGCTTTCAAG GGTGACTCTGGGGGACCCCTCGTGTGTGACAACAGAGCTTATGGAGTTTTAGCCTATGGAAAAACCAAGAGCATCGCTCCAGGAATCTTCACGAAGGTTGTGTCCTTCCTCCCATGGATAAGAAGCAGCATGAAGTCCTTCTAA
- the LOC118591409 gene encoding granzyme C-like — protein MPPVLILLTLLLPLGAGGEEIIGGHEVSPHSRPYMAYVKFLDVAGKKKFCGGFLVRDNFVLTAAHCLGSSMRVTLGAHNIKAKEDTQQIIPVAKAIPHPDYNDKDRSNDIMLLKLQNTAKITKAVRPLNLPRRKVDVKPGDVCSVAGWGMMAPKGEYPNTLQEVELTVQKDQECESHFQGYYNKANQLCLGDPKIKSASFQGDDGGPLVCKKAAAGIVSLGQLDGSAPQVFTRVSSFLSWIKKTMKRS, from the exons ATGCCACCAGTCCTGATTCTCCTGACCTTACTTCTGCCACTTGGAGCTGGTGGAG AGGAGATCATCGGGGGACATGAGGTCTCaccccactcccgcccctacaTGGCTTATGTTAAGTTTCTGGAtgttgctgggaagaagaagttCTGTGGAGGCTTCCTGGTGCGGGACAACTTTGTGCTGACAGCTGCCCACTGCCTGGGAAG CTCAATGAGAGTCACTCTGGGGGCCCACAACATCAAGGCAAAGGAGGACACCCAGCAGATCATCCCTGTGGCAAAAGCCATCCCACACCCAGACTATAATGACAAGGACCGCTCCAATGACATCATGCTCTTGAAG CTGCAGAACACAGCAAAGATAACAAAAGCTGTGAGGCCCCTCAACCTGCCCAGGCGCAAGGTCGATGTGAAGCCAGGGGATGTGTGCTCTGTGGCTGGATGGGGAATGATGGCCCCGAAGGGTGAATACCCAAACACATTGCAAGAGGTGGAGCTGACGGTACAGAAAGATCAGGAGTGTGAGTCTCACTTTCAAGGTTATTACAACAAAGCCAATCAGCTATGTCTGGGGGACCCAAAGATCAAGAGTGCTTCCTTCCAG GGTGATGATGGAGGGCCTCTCGTGTGTAAAAAAGCAGCTGCAGGCATCGTTTCCCTTGGACAATTGGATGGTTCTGCTCCACAAGTCTTCACCAGAGTGTCAAGTTTCCTATCctggataaagaaaacaatgaaacgCAGCTAA